The Paenibacillus sp. RUD330 genome has a segment encoding these proteins:
- the priA gene encoding primosomal protein N', with protein sequence MIAGVIVDVPSRQTDRPFSYEVPPAMEEWIEPGSRVGVPFGGRTVQGFVVSLSDEAPADSAGKLKPIAELLDPLPPLLPDLVELAQWMSGKYCCTWTAALQAMIPAAIKGKAERYIRLAEDGDGKANLLHAEPSGNAGSASGRQEGHSAAAGNAAAGWNDGKGMVQAAVAQQQLPLEQLPPALVQELRRSGDMRLDLVAQRYPEAGAAIKRALAAGVLAEETSIRDRLAVRKQLTVYPPEDRAAAEAALSAMSKQAARQRELLEYVLELSGPVTLQAMLSETGASASSAKALEAKGLIAIREAEQQRDPYAGREFRRSEPLPLTDAQREVFVRLKAAVEAPEPATFLLHGVTGSGKTEIYMQSIQRALELGMEAIVLVPEISLTPQMVERFKGRFGDEVAVLHSRLSSGERYDEWRRIRRGGAKVAIGARSAVFAPFGKLGLVIIDEEHESSYKQEETPKYHAREVAVRRARQQGAVVVLGSATPSLESFAAAVRGGAGGNGALLELSERVGARPLPPVKIVDMRDELKSGNRSMFSRDLHEGLQARLERGEQSVLLLNRRGYSTFVICRSCGYTAVCPHCDISLTYHQKTRAMRCHYCGHAELAPRTCPSCSSEQIRYFGAGTQKVEEELAKLFPGIRVIRMDVDTTTEKNAHEKWLTLFGERKADVLLGTQMVAKGLDFPYVTLVGVIAADTSLNLPDFRAGERTFQLLTQVAGRAGRHHLPGEVVIQTYNPGHYAVTAAQHHDYGGFVEEEMKHRRMMGYPPFCRLILVTMSHEQLATLSSVSDRFASKLRALAAERGVLAPLQSGGERAFDLLGPVASPISRMKDKYRFQCMIKYRGAVDASMLVKEAITRTEAEAARSGVLFSVDVDPQMIL encoded by the coding sequence ATGATCGCCGGCGTCATCGTCGATGTGCCGAGCCGCCAGACAGACCGGCCCTTCAGCTACGAGGTGCCGCCCGCCATGGAGGAGTGGATCGAGCCGGGCAGCCGTGTCGGCGTTCCATTCGGCGGACGGACCGTGCAGGGCTTCGTCGTCAGCCTGTCCGACGAAGCCCCGGCCGACAGCGCCGGAAAGCTCAAGCCGATCGCCGAGCTGCTGGATCCGCTGCCGCCGCTCCTTCCCGATCTGGTCGAGCTCGCCCAGTGGATGAGCGGGAAGTACTGCTGCACCTGGACGGCAGCGCTGCAGGCGATGATACCTGCCGCGATCAAAGGAAAGGCCGAACGGTACATCCGCCTTGCGGAAGACGGAGACGGGAAGGCCAATCTCCTGCACGCCGAGCCGTCCGGGAACGCCGGATCGGCTTCGGGGCGGCAGGAGGGTCATTCCGCCGCCGCGGGAAACGCTGCGGCCGGCTGGAACGATGGCAAGGGCATGGTCCAGGCTGCGGTCGCCCAGCAGCAGCTGCCCCTGGAGCAGCTGCCTCCGGCTCTGGTCCAGGAGCTGCGGCGCTCCGGCGACATGCGTCTGGATCTCGTCGCGCAGCGGTACCCGGAAGCCGGCGCGGCGATCAAGCGGGCGCTCGCTGCGGGAGTGCTGGCCGAAGAGACATCGATCCGGGACCGGCTCGCCGTCCGCAAGCAGCTGACGGTGTATCCGCCCGAGGATCGGGCCGCCGCGGAGGCGGCGCTGTCCGCGATGTCGAAGCAGGCTGCCCGGCAGCGGGAGCTGCTGGAATATGTTCTTGAACTGAGCGGGCCGGTCACGCTGCAGGCGATGCTGTCGGAGACGGGCGCCAGCGCCTCCTCCGCCAAGGCGCTCGAGGCCAAGGGCCTGATCGCGATCCGCGAGGCGGAGCAGCAGCGGGATCCTTATGCCGGCCGCGAGTTCCGGCGCAGCGAGCCGCTGCCGCTGACGGATGCGCAGCGGGAAGTTTTCGTGCGGCTGAAGGCTGCGGTGGAAGCTCCGGAGCCGGCGACGTTCCTGCTGCATGGAGTGACGGGGAGCGGCAAGACCGAGATCTACATGCAGTCCATCCAGCGGGCTCTCGAGCTCGGCATGGAGGCGATCGTCCTCGTGCCGGAGATTTCCCTGACGCCTCAGATGGTGGAGCGGTTCAAGGGGCGCTTCGGAGACGAGGTCGCTGTCCTGCACAGCCGCCTCTCGAGCGGAGAGCGCTACGACGAATGGCGGCGGATCCGCCGCGGCGGCGCCAAGGTGGCGATCGGCGCGCGCTCCGCCGTGTTCGCACCGTTCGGCAAGCTCGGCCTGGTCATCATCGACGAGGAGCATGAATCCAGCTACAAGCAGGAAGAAACGCCGAAGTATCATGCCCGCGAGGTCGCCGTGCGCCGCGCGCGGCAGCAAGGCGCCGTCGTCGTGCTCGGCTCGGCGACGCCGTCGCTCGAAAGTTTCGCGGCAGCCGTCCGCGGAGGCGCGGGCGGCAACGGGGCTTTGCTGGAGCTCAGCGAACGGGTAGGGGCGCGGCCGCTTCCGCCCGTCAAGATTGTCGATATGCGGGATGAGCTGAAAAGCGGGAACCGCTCCATGTTCAGCCGCGATCTTCATGAAGGGCTGCAAGCCCGGCTCGAACGGGGAGAGCAATCCGTGCTTCTGCTCAACCGGCGGGGCTATTCCACCTTCGTCATCTGCCGCTCCTGCGGGTACACGGCCGTGTGCCCGCATTGCGACATCTCGCTCACCTACCACCAGAAGACGCGCGCGATGCGCTGCCATTACTGCGGCCATGCGGAGCTTGCGCCCCGGACATGCCCGTCCTGCTCCAGCGAGCAGATCCGGTATTTCGGAGCGGGCACGCAAAAGGTGGAGGAGGAGCTGGCGAAGCTGTTCCCGGGCATCCGGGTCATCCGGATGGACGTCGACACGACGACGGAGAAGAACGCCCATGAGAAATGGCTGACGCTCTTCGGCGAACGCAAGGCGGATGTGCTGCTCGGCACCCAGATGGTCGCCAAAGGGCTTGATTTCCCGTACGTGACCCTTGTCGGCGTCATCGCGGCGGATACGTCGCTCAACCTGCCCGATTTTCGGGCGGGCGAGCGGACGTTCCAGCTGCTGACGCAGGTCGCGGGCCGCGCCGGACGCCATCATCTGCCGGGGGAGGTCGTCATCCAGACGTACAACCCCGGCCATTACGCCGTCACGGCCGCTCAGCACCATGATTACGGAGGCTTCGTGGAGGAGGAGATGAAGCATCGCCGCATGATGGGCTACCCGCCTTTCTGCAGGCTTATCCTCGTCACGATGTCCCATGAGCAGCTCGCCACCCTCTCTTCGGTAAGCGACCGCTTCGCAAGCAAGCTGCGGGCTCTTGCCGCCGAGAGAGGCGTGCTGGCGCCGCTGCAGAGCGGCGGGGAGCGGGCGTTCGACCTGCTCGGTCCTGTCGCGTCCCCGATATCGCGGATGAAGGACAAATACCGGTTCCAGTGCATGATCAAATACAGGGGAGCCGTCGACGCTTCCATGCTCGTCAAGGAAGCGATAACCCGCACCGAAGCGGAGGCGGCGCGTTCCGGCGTGCTGTTCAGCGTCGATGTGGATCCCCAAATGATTTTATAG
- the coaBC gene encoding bifunctional phosphopantothenoylcysteine decarboxylase/phosphopantothenate--cysteine ligase CoaBC codes for MLQGKRIVLGITGGIAAYKGAALCSKLVQAGAEVHVIMTESAAKFITPLTLQTLSRHPVYLDTFDERDPSVVSHIELADKADLILLAPATANTLAKLAAGLADDMLGATLLAATSPVIAAPAMNVHMYEHPATVANMELLGSRGVRFIDPGTGQLACGYVAKGRLAEPEEIVLAVERFFASGKLLEGKKVVVTAGGTVERFDPVRYLTNDSSGKMGFAIAEAARDMGAHVTLIAGRVSQPLPGGMKILRVESAQEMLEAAGSVFDDADIVVKAAAVADYRPVVRHTSKLKKTGGTLVLELEKTADILTALGERKKRQFLVGFAAETESLDEHAMDKLRRKNCDLIVGNDVSMEGAGFNGDTNAVRIFDKDGLVESLPVMSKRGAGERLLRLVAERIGSKEPEGSES; via the coding sequence ATGCTTCAGGGAAAAAGAATCGTTCTGGGAATAACGGGAGGCATCGCGGCCTACAAGGGCGCCGCTCTATGCAGCAAGCTGGTCCAGGCCGGCGCCGAGGTGCATGTCATCATGACGGAATCGGCGGCGAAGTTCATCACGCCGCTGACGCTGCAGACGCTGTCCCGCCACCCTGTTTATCTGGACACCTTCGACGAGCGCGATCCCTCCGTCGTGTCCCATATCGAGCTGGCGGACAAGGCCGACCTGATCCTGCTCGCGCCGGCTACGGCCAACACGCTCGCGAAGCTGGCGGCGGGGCTGGCCGACGACATGCTTGGCGCGACGCTGCTCGCCGCGACGTCTCCGGTCATCGCGGCTCCGGCGATGAATGTCCACATGTACGAGCATCCGGCGACGGTCGCGAATATGGAGCTGCTCGGCAGCCGGGGAGTCCGCTTCATCGACCCCGGAACCGGCCAGCTCGCTTGCGGCTACGTGGCCAAGGGCCGCTTGGCCGAGCCGGAGGAGATCGTGCTGGCGGTCGAGCGGTTTTTCGCTTCGGGCAAGCTGCTGGAAGGAAAGAAGGTAGTCGTGACGGCGGGAGGCACGGTCGAGCGCTTTGATCCCGTCCGCTATCTGACGAATGATTCGTCGGGCAAAATGGGCTTTGCCATCGCGGAAGCCGCCCGCGATATGGGCGCGCATGTGACGCTGATCGCCGGCCGCGTGTCGCAGCCGCTTCCCGGAGGCATGAAGATCCTGCGCGTCGAATCCGCGCAGGAGATGCTGGAGGCGGCGGGCAGCGTCTTCGACGACGCCGACATCGTGGTCAAGGCGGCGGCAGTCGCCGACTACCGGCCCGTCGTGCGGCATACCTCCAAGCTGAAGAAGACGGGCGGCACGCTTGTCCTTGAGCTGGAGAAGACGGCCGACATCCTGACCGCTCTGGGCGAGCGCAAGAAGCGCCAGTTTCTGGTCGGCTTCGCCGCCGAGACGGAGTCTCTGGACGAGCATGCGATGGACAAGCTGCGCCGCAAGAACTGCGATCTCATCGTCGGCAACGACGTCTCGATGGAGGGGGCGGGCTTCAACGGCGACACCAATGCGGTCCGGATCTTCGACAAGGACGGTCTCGTTGAATCATTGCCCGTCATGAGCAAGCGCGGCGCCGGCGAGCGGCTGCTGCGCCTTGTCGCGGAACGGATCGGCTCGAAGGAGCCGGAGGGATCGGAATCATGA
- the rpoZ gene encoding DNA-directed RNA polymerase subunit omega, with the protein MLYPSIDEMMKKVDSKYSLVVAASRRARALRDGEKTELRGQKSHKQVGVALEEIYHDLVQVEQRNED; encoded by the coding sequence ATGTTGTATCCATCCATTGACGAGATGATGAAGAAAGTCGACAGCAAGTACTCCCTGGTCGTCGCGGCATCGCGCCGCGCGCGTGCCCTGAGGGACGGAGAGAAGACCGAGCTGCGCGGACAGAAATCCCATAAGCAGGTAGGCGTCGCCCTCGAGGAGATCTACCACGACCTCGTGCAAGTGGAGCAGCGCAACGAAGACTAG
- the gmk gene encoding guanylate kinase: protein MNKGLLIVLSGPSGVGKGTVCSVLRHKMPELVYSVSATTRSPRQGETDGINYFFKSREQFQDMMARGAMLEYAEYVGNYYGTPRDFVESTINSGKDIILEIEVQGALKVKETFPEGVFIFLMPPSLDVLKQRITGRGTETQEVIDSRMSVAAEEINLIRYYDYAVVNDEIDAACHRIQSIVTAEHCRKERYLAGLAHDMQTASEKA, encoded by the coding sequence ATGAATAAGGGATTATTAATCGTATTGTCCGGACCTTCCGGCGTCGGCAAAGGCACGGTATGCTCCGTGCTCCGCCACAAGATGCCGGAGCTGGTCTACTCGGTGTCGGCGACGACCCGCAGCCCGAGACAGGGAGAGACGGACGGCATCAATTACTTCTTCAAGTCGCGGGAGCAGTTCCAGGACATGATGGCTCGCGGAGCCATGCTGGAATATGCGGAGTACGTGGGCAATTATTACGGCACTCCCCGCGACTTCGTGGAGAGCACCATCAACAGCGGCAAGGATATCATTCTCGAGATCGAAGTCCAGGGAGCGCTCAAGGTCAAGGAAACGTTTCCCGAGGGCGTCTTTATTTTTCTGATGCCTCCTTCGCTCGACGTCCTGAAGCAGCGCATCACCGGACGCGGCACGGAAACCCAGGAGGTCATCGATTCCCGGATGTCCGTCGCCGCCGAGGAGATCAACCTCATCCGCTATTACGACTACGCCGTCGTCAACGACGAGATCGACGCGGCCTGCCACCGGATCCAGAGCATCGTCACCGCCGAGCATTGCCGCAAGGAACGTTATTTGGCGGGGCTCGCGCATGATATGCAGACCGCATCCGAAAAAGCCTGA
- a CDS encoding DUF370 domain-containing protein has protein sequence MAIKLINIGFGNIVSANRIISIVSPESAPIKRIIQEARDRHMLIDATYGRRTRAVIITDSDHVILSAVQPETVAHRLSAKDDDHDE, from the coding sequence ATGGCTATCAAGCTCATCAATATCGGCTTCGGCAACATCGTATCGGCTAACCGGATCATCTCGATCGTAAGTCCGGAATCGGCGCCGATCAAGAGAATCATTCAGGAAGCGCGGGATCGCCACATGCTTATCGACGCCACGTACGGCAGGCGCACGCGGGCGGTTATCATTACGGACAGCGACCATGTCATTTTGTCGGCCGTGCAGCCGGAGACGGTCGCGCACCGGTTGTCCGCGAAGGATGACGATCACGACGAATAA
- the dapF gene encoding diaminopimelate epimerase, whose amino-acid sequence MEFTKMHGLGNDFIVVFGEKDLPAGADELAVSLCNRFFGIGADGLVYILPSARADFRMRIINSDGSEAEQCGNAIRCVAKYVFDNGHTDKERLTIETLGAGVQQVEITPQDGKAAFIRVDMGEPILQGLQVPTTVDADRVIGHPVEVDGREFRFTAVSMGNPHAVIYVDDAAGFDLAAWGPKLETHPLFPRKTNVEFVTVNTRSQADMRVWERGAGPTLACGTGACATVVSSVLNGLTDRKATVSLKGGDLLIEWNEEDNHVYMTGPAAEAFRGTV is encoded by the coding sequence GTGGAATTCACCAAAATGCACGGCCTTGGCAATGATTTTATCGTCGTATTCGGAGAAAAGGACCTTCCGGCCGGAGCGGACGAGCTTGCGGTGTCCCTGTGCAACCGCTTCTTCGGCATCGGAGCCGACGGGCTCGTCTATATCCTGCCTTCCGCAAGGGCGGACTTCCGCATGCGCATCATCAATTCCGACGGCTCCGAGGCGGAGCAATGCGGCAACGCGATCCGCTGCGTAGCCAAGTATGTCTTCGACAACGGCCATACGGATAAGGAACGGCTGACGATTGAAACGCTTGGAGCCGGCGTGCAGCAGGTCGAGATCACCCCGCAAGACGGCAAGGCGGCGTTCATCCGCGTCGACATGGGGGAGCCGATCCTGCAGGGGCTGCAGGTTCCGACGACGGTCGATGCCGACCGGGTCATCGGGCATCCGGTCGAAGTGGACGGACGGGAGTTCCGGTTCACGGCCGTATCGATGGGCAACCCCCATGCGGTCATCTATGTCGACGACGCGGCCGGATTCGACCTTGCCGCCTGGGGCCCCAAGCTGGAGACGCATCCGCTGTTCCCGCGCAAGACGAACGTCGAGTTCGTGACCGTCAATACCCGCAGCCAGGCCGACATGCGCGTATGGGAGCGCGGCGCGGGCCCGACGCTGGCATGCGGCACGGGAGCCTGCGCGACCGTCGTCTCCTCCGTGCTCAACGGGCTGACCGACCGCAAGGCGACGGTTTCCCTCAAGGGCGGCGATCTGCTGATCGAATGGAACGAAGAAGACAATCATGTGTACATGACCGGACCGGCGGCGGAAGCATTCCGCGGAACCGTGTAG
- a CDS encoding N-acetyltransferase produces the protein MRIRTEMPRDIGAIHEINALAFGREDEALLVAAVRASAAFVPELSLVAEEDGALIGHILFSVASVETPEGKPEPTLALAPMAVKPEFQQRGIGSELVREGLERAAELGFRHAIVLGHPEFYPRFGFRPARPSGIEAPFPVPEEAFMAVELLAGALEGISGIVRYPAAFDSVNG, from the coding sequence ATGAGAATAAGAACGGAAATGCCGCGGGACATCGGCGCCATCCATGAGATCAACGCCCTGGCGTTCGGCAGGGAGGACGAAGCCCTGCTGGTGGCGGCTGTCCGGGCTTCGGCCGCATTCGTCCCGGAGCTGTCGCTGGTGGCGGAAGAGGATGGCGCGCTCATCGGACATATTCTCTTCAGCGTCGCCTCGGTCGAGACGCCGGAAGGGAAGCCGGAGCCGACGCTGGCGCTCGCTCCGATGGCCGTCAAGCCGGAATTCCAGCAGCGGGGAATCGGTTCGGAGCTGGTCAGGGAAGGGCTCGAGCGAGCCGCGGAGCTGGGCTTCCGCCATGCCATCGTGCTGGGCCACCCGGAGTTCTATCCGAGGTTCGGCTTCCGGCCAGCCCGTCCATCCGGCATAGAAGCCCCTTTTCCCGTGCCCGAGGAAGCCTTCATGGCCGTCGAGCTGCTGGCGGGAGCGCTGGAAGGGATATCCGGGATCGTCCGGTACCCGGCTGCGTTCGACTCGGTCAACGGATAG
- a CDS encoding calcium-translocating P-type ATPase, SERCA-type: protein MENRNWHQLTEEQLLGQLGSSPDNGLSAEEAAKRLAEHGRNELSEGEKLSPVKLFLNQFKDFMVLVLIGATLISGLLGEYLDAITIIAIIVINSILGFVQEFRAERSLRALKELSAPTAHVLRGGKSDAVPASELVPGDIVLLQSGDRVPADLRFLKANSCQAEESALTGESVPVSKHCLAIAEEELPLGDMRNMGFMGTMLTGGTGTGIVVRTGMNTEMGKIADLIQQTDEMETPLQRRLEQLGKILIVVALFLTVMVVVAGILHGQPAYGMFLAGVSLAVAAIPEGLPAIVTVALALGVQRMIKRKAIVRKLPSVETLGCASVICSDKTGTLTQNKMTVTRIWSGSRQFEVTGEGYEPAGGCYADGQQIEAKDDPSLRRMLQVAALCNNAELIHAEEGEERKSKGGQGEPKEEWTLKGDPTEGALVVLAAKMGLSQSSLGGLYKREQEFPFDSERKRMSVVVSHQGGRIACVKGAPDMLLERCSYILWEGKVVPFTGTLRQKVQQAQEGMAQSALRVLGLAYRDLRPHDKCESAEDTECQLIFAGLTGMIDPPRREVQGAIATCRRAGIKTVMITGDHQLTAEAIAAQLGIMPRGGLSISGRELAGMSDDDLDKVVDNIYVYARVSPEHKLRIVKSLQRKGHVVAMTGDGVNDAPAIKAADIGIAMGITGTDVSKEASSLVLGDDNFSSIVAAIEEGRGIYENIRKFIRYLLASNVGEILTMFLAMMAGLPLPLLPIQILWVNLVTDGLPAMALGVDQAESDLMTQKPRSAKENIFARRLGWKIVSRGVLIGVCTLGAFWITLRTAPQNADGLVLAQTVAFVTLVMAQLIHVFDCRSSRSIFHRNMLQNKYLVLSVLSSLGLMLAVVYVPALQPIFKTVPIGFREWCLVFVAGGIPTFLMGVGSVLGSSKRRKPKARISYTGGQTSVR from the coding sequence ATGGAGAATAGGAATTGGCACCAGCTGACGGAGGAACAGCTGCTGGGCCAGCTCGGCAGCTCTCCGGACAACGGTCTATCGGCGGAGGAGGCTGCCAAGCGGCTGGCCGAGCATGGCCGCAACGAGCTGTCCGAAGGAGAGAAGCTGTCGCCGGTGAAGCTGTTTTTGAACCAGTTCAAGGATTTCATGGTGCTCGTCCTCATCGGGGCGACGCTGATTTCGGGTCTGCTGGGGGAATATCTCGACGCGATTACGATCATCGCCATCATTGTCATCAACTCGATTCTCGGATTCGTGCAGGAGTTCAGGGCGGAGCGTTCGCTGCGCGCCCTCAAGGAGCTGTCCGCTCCGACCGCCCATGTCCTGCGCGGCGGCAAATCGGATGCGGTTCCGGCCAGCGAGCTCGTGCCGGGCGATATCGTGCTGCTGCAAAGCGGCGACCGCGTTCCGGCCGACCTGCGCTTCTTGAAAGCCAACAGCTGCCAGGCCGAGGAGTCGGCGCTGACCGGGGAATCCGTGCCGGTGAGCAAGCATTGCCTCGCGATCGCCGAGGAAGAGCTGCCGCTCGGGGACATGCGGAATATGGGCTTCATGGGCACGATGCTGACCGGAGGCACCGGCACCGGCATCGTCGTGAGAACAGGCATGAATACGGAGATGGGCAAGATCGCCGATCTGATCCAGCAGACGGACGAGATGGAGACGCCTTTGCAGCGCAGGCTGGAGCAGCTGGGCAAAATCCTCATCGTCGTCGCGCTTTTCCTGACGGTGATGGTCGTCGTGGCCGGCATCCTGCACGGCCAGCCCGCCTACGGAATGTTCCTCGCGGGCGTCAGCCTGGCGGTGGCGGCCATTCCGGAAGGGCTGCCGGCAATCGTGACGGTGGCGCTCGCTCTGGGCGTCCAGCGCATGATCAAGCGCAAGGCGATCGTGCGCAAGCTGCCGTCGGTCGAAACGCTTGGCTGCGCCTCCGTCATCTGCTCGGATAAGACCGGCACGCTGACGCAGAACAAAATGACGGTCACCCGCATCTGGAGCGGAAGCCGCCAGTTCGAGGTCACCGGAGAAGGGTATGAGCCCGCCGGAGGCTGCTACGCGGACGGCCAGCAGATAGAGGCCAAGGACGATCCTTCGCTGCGGCGCATGCTGCAGGTCGCGGCTCTGTGCAACAATGCGGAGCTGATCCATGCGGAGGAAGGGGAAGAGCGCAAAAGCAAAGGCGGCCAGGGAGAGCCGAAGGAGGAATGGACGCTCAAGGGCGATCCGACGGAAGGCGCGCTCGTCGTGCTGGCGGCCAAGATGGGGCTAAGCCAAAGCTCGCTCGGCGGCCTGTACAAGCGCGAGCAGGAATTCCCGTTCGACTCGGAGCGCAAGCGCATGTCCGTGGTCGTGTCGCATCAAGGAGGCCGGATCGCCTGTGTCAAGGGCGCGCCGGACATGCTCCTGGAGCGCTGCTCCTATATTCTGTGGGAAGGCAAGGTCGTGCCGTTCACCGGCACGCTCCGGCAGAAGGTGCAGCAGGCGCAGGAGGGCATGGCCCAGTCCGCGCTGCGGGTGCTCGGACTGGCTTACCGGGATCTGCGTCCGCATGACAAATGCGAGAGCGCTGAGGACACGGAGTGCCAGCTCATATTCGCCGGCCTTACCGGGATGATCGATCCGCCGCGCCGGGAAGTCCAGGGCGCCATCGCCACATGCCGCCGCGCCGGCATCAAGACGGTCATGATTACGGGAGACCACCAGCTGACCGCCGAAGCGATCGCCGCCCAGCTCGGCATCATGCCGCGCGGCGGGCTGTCGATCAGCGGACGCGAGCTTGCCGGCATGTCCGACGACGATCTGGACAAGGTGGTCGACAACATCTACGTCTACGCGCGGGTCTCGCCCGAGCACAAGCTGCGCATCGTCAAGTCGCTCCAGCGCAAGGGGCATGTCGTCGCCATGACGGGAGACGGCGTCAACGACGCCCCAGCCATCAAGGCGGCGGATATCGGCATCGCCATGGGCATCACCGGCACGGATGTGTCCAAGGAAGCTTCCTCGCTCGTGCTCGGAGACGACAACTTCTCGAGCATCGTGGCCGCGATCGAGGAAGGAAGGGGCATTTACGAGAATATCCGCAAGTTCATCCGTTATTTGCTGGCTTCCAATGTCGGGGAGATTTTGACGATGTTCCTGGCGATGATGGCCGGACTGCCGCTGCCGCTGCTTCCGATCCAGATTCTGTGGGTCAACCTTGTGACCGACGGGCTGCCGGCGATGGCTCTGGGCGTCGATCAGGCCGAGAGCGACCTCATGACGCAGAAGCCGAGGTCCGCCAAGGAAAATATTTTTGCCCGCCGCCTCGGATGGAAGATCGTCAGCCGCGGCGTGCTGATCGGCGTCTGCACGCTGGGCGCGTTCTGGATCACCTTGAGGACGGCTCCGCAAAACGCGGACGGACTGGTGCTCGCCCAGACCGTCGCCTTCGTGACGCTCGTCATGGCGCAGCTCATCCATGTGTTCGACTGCCGCAGCTCCAGGTCGATCTTCCACCGCAACATGCTGCAGAACAAATATCTGGTCCTGTCGGTCCTTTCTTCGCTGGGCCTCATGCTGGCCGTCGTGTATGTTCCCGCCCTGCAGCCGATCTTCAAGACGGTTCCGATCGGCTTCCGCGAATGGTGCCTCGTCTTCGTGGCCGGCGGCATCCCGACGTTCCTGATGGGAGTGGGCAGCGTGCTGGGATCGTCCAAGCGGCGCAAGCCGAAAGCCCGCATCTCCTACACGGGCGGTCAGACCAGCGTCCGCTGA